Sequence from the Deltaproteobacteria bacterium genome:
GGGAGGCCGCCGCGAGCAGCGCCGCGGCTTCGGACTCGGGCAGGACGTCGCGCAGGGCGCGTTCCTCCCCGACGCAGTAGACGATCGGCCTGCGACCCTCGCTGTCCGTCGGCATCCCTTCCCCCCGTTATCCGGCCCGGCGGACGAGCCGCTCGGCGAACGACTCGCGCGTCAACCCGTGCGTGCCGGCGAAATCGTGCCGGCGGTCCAGGGCGTCGTAGGCGCGCTCCGCCAGTCCCCGGAACGTTTCCAGGATGCCCCACCCCTCGAGCGCGGAGGAAAGGATGACGGGGAATCCCGTCGACCCCCAGGCCCGGCGGATCTCCTCCTCCGGGATGATCTCGGGGAGGTCGCGCTTGTTGTACTGGATCACCAGCGGGAGCTTGTCGATGTCGATCCCGACGATGGAGAGATTCCGCTCGAGGTTCCCGAAGCTCTCCGCGTTG
This genomic interval carries:
- a CDS encoding GTPase domain-containing protein encodes the protein PFFLVAPSGLKIKVKVYTVPGQVQHDATRKAVLQRADGVAFIADSRRSEAKNNAESFGNLERNLSIVGIDIDKLPLVIQYNKRDLPEIIPEEEIRRAWGSTGFPVILSSALEGWGILETFRGLAERAYDALDRRHDFAGTHGLTRESFAERLVRRAG